A region of the Dyadobacter sp. CECT 9275 genome:
TGAAGGACTTTTGGTCCAGATGGGATTCGTATTGTTGATGATCTTCTCTTCAAATTCGATCTGGATCGGCAGAAACTTACCGTATTTTTCAAGAATTCCTTTCAGCCTATACGATTCCAGGAATTCCTCCGAATCCTCAGCAATATGCAAAATGATATCACTACCTCTCTCCTCTTTCTCGACAGACGACAATTCATATTCCGTTGAACCGTCACAGATCCACCTTACCGCTTCCGATCCTTCCTTGTAGGATTTGGTAATGATTTCTACATTGCTTGCAACCATATAGGCGGAATAAAAACCAAGCCCGAAGTGACCGATAATCTTTCCGTCCTCCCCTTTGTCTTTATACTTTTCAACAAATTCGGTAGCGCCCGAGAAAGCGATCTGGTTAATATATTTTTTGATCTCATCGGCCGTCATACCAATTCCGTTATCACTGATGGTGATGGTTTTGGCATCTTTGTCCAGTTTCACAACCACTTTCAGCTCTCCGAGTTCTCCGTTATACTCGCCGTAGGAGGCAAGTTTCTTAATTTTCTGAGAAGCATCTACGGCGTTTGAAACCAATTCTCTAAGAAATATTTCGTGGTCCGAGTAAAGGAATTTTTTGATAATAGGAAAAATATTTTCCGTGTGAATGCTAAGGCTTCCTTTTTCCTGAATCACTGACTCCATAATGATGAATAGTTTTAGATTTATATTGATTATTATATTTCCGTTGCAATACGGCTCTCAAATTTGCGTTCCAATAGCAATTTGTCCAGCATCCGACTGACACATTGTCATTAAAAATGAAGCGCCCGGGTAACTTGGTATCTGTATTGCTTTTTATTAATATTGCGCTTGTGCCCATCGCTTAAAATTCGAAACACTAACAATCAACATGAACCGAGTAAAAAAACTAATAGCCGGAATCATATTATTTTCAGGGGTGACTGCCTGCACCACTATGAATTCAGTACCATTATCAAACTATACCGTTTTCACAGAAGACCTGAGGAGAGACCTTGAAGCGGCGAATATTCCGTTAAGTAAAGTACAGTTCTTCAACGACAAACCCATTACCATCCGCCGTGAAGTGTCTGACCCTAACGACATCAAGGTAAACCCCGAAGGACAGATCACCATGAGCAACGGCAAAAGCATACAGACGATCAACGTATTGCCCTTTACGCCGGGGGTTTCGCTGTCGTCGGATCCGGCATCTATCCACGTTTCATGGGACGATACCCAGCAGGATACCAAAGGAATGAAGTTTAACCTGAGCGGACAGCATTATTTTATCGATGTATTGTCCAACAATAAGTTTCAGTATAAAACCTGGGTTTTTGACCTGCAGTCGGGTAACGGAACACGCCTGTTTGTAAAGAAAGATCTGCTGAAACAGGTGAAAAATTCGAGAGAGACTTTAAAAGGACGTAAGGTGGGCGAATAACCTGCACCCGATAAGATTTTAATCAAAAATAGCTTCCTGTTCGGGGAAGCTATTTTTGATTAAAGCATACTCATTCAGTTCAAATTAAACTGATGTTCTTTCCCACCTTTGCCGCCAGGGTGTTTGATGATCTGAGCGCTCTGTATGACAGCCAGAATGATCAGCCCGATTACCACCGCCATGGAAATCTGGAATAGCAGAATATTATCTACATTCGCTATATCGCTCTTTGATTCTTTGATCAGTTCCTGCCCCACGCTGGACTGTATCGTTGTCAGCTCATTCAGATTCATGATGGTACTCTGAAAGGTACTCGCGCCAGCTCCTTCGAATAGCTTTTTCCCTTCTTCATAATGACCCGAGGTATAAAAATTCAATATCATCTTCTCTAAAAGTGCATATTCGTTCATCCGGTTTTTAAGAGCTACAAGGCTCTTTGCTTCCTGATCGACGAGGTAAGTACCTTCAAAGGATGTAACCAGAGAATCTATTTTCGCATTATGATGCTGCAGGCGTTCCTTCAGATCTCCGACGGGCATATCCTGTCCGGAAAGCAGATATCTTTCCAGAGTTAAACGTTTCCCGTATAAATTCTCGGTCATGTAAATAATGGTGGTGGTAGGCAACAGCCGGTCCTGATAAATCGAAGAAAACGATTTGTTGATCCCTTTAATATTCTGGCGGGACACCAGCGTACCTAAAATAATTGCCAGCATAATACCCGTTAACAGGAATGCTGCTTTTAACTTTTGCTGAATTACAAATGACCATTTCATCATATCACACGATCTTTAACATACTGACACCTGAGCTATGTTAAATATATGCAATCAAAAGGTATCCACCGAATATTTATTTGTAAATCAAAAACAAACGAGACTCACCGTCGCCGGAAGCCTCGCTGTTGGATCAAGGGTTTATTAGGAAGCTCTTACTTTTGCTCTCCGCCTACCACATCGGTATTGTTTACAGATTTGGTTTTCTTGCGGGGTGCATCAAAACTCATTTTCCCGATTGAATAATTAAATGTTATTTTAAAATTCCTGTTGTACAGCTGGTTTACGCCTGTCTGATTAAACTGTTCGGATTTCAGATTGGAGGTAAGGCGTACTCCTTTGCCCAAAAAGTTTTCAGCGCCAAAACCAATGCTTCCTTTTTTATTAGGAAAGTCCTTCTTGAATCCCAGTGAATACATATAGAATCCGGTACGGTTACCTTGCAGCTGAATCTCTTTGCCGCGGTAAAAGCCAAAGGCCTGAAGGCCCCAGCCTTGTTTCAGGGAAATTTGAGACATAATCCTTCCCCCGTAATTCCATCCTGAATTGTTCGCAGGTACCGAAGTGCCGTCCGCTCCGGTAGTTTGCCCTTCCAGATAGGAGTGTAATACATCCAGACTTCCGTTCACTGTCCATTTCGGAGTAAGGTAAACATTGGCAAAAACATTAAAACCGTACGCCTGCTGTTTACCGACATTATCATAAGTCGTAAGAATAGCCCCGGCGAGGGTATCTACCGTGGTTCTGATCTGTGTAATGGAGTTGTTGGTCTGCCGCGCAAAAGCCGATACGTTCACATAGGTTTTCTTGATGTTGGTACTCAGCCCCAGTTCAAAATTATCGGTCAGTTCGGGGCTCAGGGCAGGATTACCCATGCTGATGCTCTGCGGATTAGACAGGTTCACATTGGGGTTGAGCTGCTGAATTCCCGGCCGTTGGATCCTTCGGTTGTAGGCAGCTTTGAGCGTAGAAGCGCCAAAAGTTTTTGAGACATTGATACTGGGTACCAGATTACCGTAATCGGGTATACTTACCGAACCCTTTTCTCCCAGGTCCGCCACAATCCCGGTATACTCGTAACGTGTACCCAGTTTGAATGTGTACTTTTTAAGGGTTGTAAGCGTGTAGGAAACATATCCTGCGCCTACGTTCTGGTTATAGTTCAGCGCCCCGGCAGGATTGTTCGGATCCAGGACAAAATTGCCTGATTCTCCGGCCAACAGGTATCTATAGTCGCTGTTCACTGTCCTGAAAATCCCCTTGGCTCCGAATTCGATCAGCTGATTCTTCCCAATGGGGGTTTGATAATCCGTTTGCAGGGTAAATTCTGAATTGTAATTTTTATTCTCGTTTTTGATCTGACTGGAAACAGCGCCGCTTTCATTCAAAAGGTCGGTATTGAAATTGTTGGTGAGTCCCGTACGGCTGTATAAAGTAGATATGCTCCATTCCTGCTGTGGCTTAAAAGTGCGGATATAATCCACATTAAAATCCACCGTTCCGGAAAGATCCTTGCGGTCTACCTTACGCTGGGTGGTGGCATCAAACACGTTGTTGCTATACTGATCTATGGAAAGGTTTTGTTTTTGGATAAAATTCCGGGTTCCATATCTCAACCCGGCAGAGAGTGCCTGGTTTTTACCCAGATCGTAATCCCAGCCCAAAGCGTATTGCCCGAAAAGCCCCCGGTCTCTGGCTGTTGAACGCTGGTGTGTCTGAGAAGCGTTAAGACCCGAAAAAGTGGTCTGATCCAGAACACTTTCAGCTTTATTATAAAAGGCACGTCCGAAGCCTCCCAGGGTGAAACCCATTTTCCCCTTCCGATAACTGCCGTTGAGCCCCAGGTTGGTACCTCTGTTTCCAACGCCAGAGTCGACATTCAAAGTAAGTCCCTGCAGGTTATTCTTTTTTGTAATGATATTGATGATCCCTCCCGAACCTTCCGCGTCATACTTCGCAGAGGGGGATGTGATCACCTCCACCGACTTGATCATGTCGGCCGGTATTTGTTTCAGCGCATCCGCAACATTGCTGGCAATAATAGTAGAGGGCTTGTTGTTAATCAGTACGCGGATGTTGGAACTCCCACGCAACGATACATTACCATCCAGATCAACGGATAACATCGGTACCTTTCTGAGCAGATCAGCCGCATCCCCACCTTTGGAGGTAATATCTTTTTCCGCATTGTAAACCAGCCTGTCCACTTTCTCTTCCACCATGGATTTTTCGCCCGTGATCGTTACTTCCTGAAGGGTCTGCACATTTGCCGCAAGCCGAATATTGCCCAGCTCAACATCCTTTCCCTTTTCTACTTTAATGTTATTGACCGTTTTATCTTTGAAGCCAATAAAAGAAATGAGAAGACGATAGCTTCCGGGCGCGATTTTGGTCATGGAAAATTTCCCGTTCTCATCGGCTACCGTTCCGTCAACCGCTTTGTTATCTGCCATGGTAAATAGCGCAATACTGGCAAACTCCACTCCTTTGGACAATGTAGAATCGATAATTGCTCCCGAAATTCTGGAATTTCCTTTTGAGGTGGTCGCACCAACGGTTACCGGCACATTCCCAGGCGCTTGGGCAAATCCTTCCGCATGACACAGTAAGGATGAAAGAAAAACAAAGACACCGACTTTAATACTCGAATGATTTTTCATGGTTCTTAAAATAAAATAAAGAAGGGAGGTGATGAAGGTACCTTTTCCAGGGCCGAATTCCCTATGCAAATAACCTACATGCATTTCTAATATTTTTTAATAATAGACAAGCGTGACGTTTTCATCTGCCAATTGCCCCTTAAGTACAGACCAGTAGGATGGAGAGAAATGGAAAGAGCTTGCTCACCAGACGAAAACTCTTCCCTAACGACCGGCTCTCTGGCACAACTGTTGCATATCCTTCAGGATTTGTAGTTACTTTTAGCAATTATTAAAACAAAACTCCTGTTCAGCAGCGCAAGGATACTATTTTTATGAATGAGGTTACTATAGATTTCAGCAAGGTTCACCAGATCAAAATTTTTGGAGTAACAGTAATGGAACCGTCCACGGTCCTTTCAAGCCTGGCCATGACCGTCGTTTGTTTATACGCTTTTATCCACCTCAACCGGCTCGGCCGGGCACATAGAATGTACAAGCAGATCCAGTACTTTTTTCTTTTTATGGGAATTGCTACGGCTATTGGCGGGGTACTGGGTCACGGATTTTTGTATGTCACAGGAATGAGGGGAAAAATACCAGGCTGGTTTGCCAGTATGATTGCCGTGGCCTTATTTGAACGTGCGGCCATCTGGCATATCAAGCCTCTGCTTGCCAGGAAAAGCGGATTGTTTCTGGGCTGGCTTAACTATGCTGAACTTTTCATATTTTTCGTACTGACCTTTATAACATTGAATTTTGTGGTCGTAGAAGTCCACGCGTTCTACGGGCTTTTCCTCATGCTGTTTCTGATAGAACTTTACGTATACAAAAAAAAGCGGGACCCCGGAAGCCCGTATATTTTTATTGCTACCGCTCTGGGAGCCGTTTCAGCAGGTCTTCATGCGCTGAAATTCAGCTTTGGCCCCTGGTTTAATTATAATGACATCAGCCACATCAGTATGGGAGCTTCCATCTGGTATTATTATCAGGGTGCACGGCATATGACTTTTTACGGTGAAGAAATGGCGGAAATCGAGGAAATAAAACAGGAGCTGGACATAACGGACTAAACAAGAAATGGGTTCATAGCCTACCCGACCGTGAACCCATTTCCTTGTCTAAATCAGCCTGTAGAATTATTTATTGGGCTGTGGCGTGTAACGCAAATAAGGTTTCACAATTTTCAGGCCCTTTGTGAATTTTTTCTGTGCATCCTCGGTACTAACCGCCGGAACTACAATGACATCTTCTCCTTCTTTCCAGTCTGCCGGTGTAGCAACCGAATAGTT
Encoded here:
- a CDS encoding MCP four helix bundle domain-containing protein; translation: MMKWSFVIQQKLKAAFLLTGIMLAIILGTLVSRQNIKGINKSFSSIYQDRLLPTTTIIYMTENLYGKRLTLERYLLSGQDMPVGDLKERLQHHNAKIDSLVTSFEGTYLVDQEAKSLVALKNRMNEYALLEKMILNFYTSGHYEEGKKLFEGAGASTFQSTIMNLNELTTIQSSVGQELIKESKSDIANVDNILLFQISMAVVIGLIILAVIQSAQIIKHPGGKGGKEHQFNLN
- a CDS encoding TonB-dependent receptor domain-containing protein, translated to MKNHSSIKVGVFVFLSSLLCHAEGFAQAPGNVPVTVGATTSKGNSRISGAIIDSTLSKGVEFASIALFTMADNKAVDGTVADENGKFSMTKIAPGSYRLLISFIGFKDKTVNNIKVEKGKDVELGNIRLAANVQTLQEVTITGEKSMVEEKVDRLVYNAEKDITSKGGDAADLLRKVPMLSVDLDGNVSLRGSSNIRVLINNKPSTIIASNVADALKQIPADMIKSVEVITSPSAKYDAEGSGGIINIITKKNNLQGLTLNVDSGVGNRGTNLGLNGSYRKGKMGFTLGGFGRAFYNKAESVLDQTTFSGLNASQTHQRSTARDRGLFGQYALGWDYDLGKNQALSAGLRYGTRNFIQKQNLSIDQYSNNVFDATTQRKVDRKDLSGTVDFNVDYIRTFKPQQEWSISTLYSRTGLTNNFNTDLLNESGAVSSQIKNENKNYNSEFTLQTDYQTPIGKNQLIEFGAKGIFRTVNSDYRYLLAGESGNFVLDPNNPAGALNYNQNVGAGYVSYTLTTLKKYTFKLGTRYEYTGIVADLGEKGSVSIPDYGNLVPSINVSKTFGASTLKAAYNRRIQRPGIQQLNPNVNLSNPQSISMGNPALSPELTDNFELGLSTNIKKTYVNVSAFARQTNNSITQIRTTVDTLAGAILTTYDNVGKQQAYGFNVFANVYLTPKWTVNGSLDVLHSYLEGQTTGADGTSVPANNSGWNYGGRIMSQISLKQGWGLQAFGFYRGKEIQLQGNRTGFYMYSLGFKKDFPNKKGSIGFGAENFLGKGVRLTSNLKSEQFNQTGVNQLYNRNFKITFNYSIGKMSFDAPRKKTKSVNNTDVVGGEQK
- a CDS encoding DUF6962 family protein: MNEVTIDFSKVHQIKIFGVTVMEPSTVLSSLAMTVVCLYAFIHLNRLGRAHRMYKQIQYFFLFMGIATAIGGVLGHGFLYVTGMRGKIPGWFASMIAVALFERAAIWHIKPLLARKSGLFLGWLNYAELFIFFVLTFITLNFVVVEVHAFYGLFLMLFLIELYVYKKKRDPGSPYIFIATALGAVSAGLHALKFSFGPWFNYNDISHISMGASIWYYYQGARHMTFYGEEMAEIEEIKQELDITD